In one Sphingobacterium daejeonense genomic region, the following are encoded:
- a CDS encoding alpha-amylase family glycosyl hydrolase, whose translation MIRAIKLTLFVFLTATTFIVGFSACQDKTKTNNDIKDEIIYHVFQRSFFDSNGDEHGDLAGIQQKLDYLQDLGVTSILLTPLYESVYYHNYYSSDFEKIDSTYGSKEEYLALIREMHRRGMKLYMDMETQYVTEDHPWYKESLGKPESKFSDYILYDDKEQLKPSSIVFDIYDLLGYDGQRRKITTVNLLNKEVIKYNKELFAYWLDPNQDGNFDDGVDGFRLDHMMDDLDNKGRLKNLFRDFWVPLIDTLKSINPKIHIMAEQADWGSYGIDYLTDAKVDWVFAFRIQQAIRTMDKAKIMAYADTTFKETPQGKNQILFIENHDIPRFSTAVKQDKGKEKVGAALNLLIGGIPSIYYGQEIGMLGDSFFGKYGGITDSNEIPYREAFEWTKNKDTPGMAYWYRNSGPWWETSTVKSDDGISVEEQQNDPNSLLSTYKSLIKLRKEHPVLINGNYQSLNNNSKDVVSFYRINDNTKALVIINLSANEEKIELPLEKGNPNLVYGENKGGFKDGKLEVVISGSATQVWLMK comes from the coding sequence ATGATCAGGGCCATAAAATTGACCCTCTTTGTTTTTCTTACGGCAACCACTTTCATTGTTGGTTTCTCCGCATGTCAAGATAAAACAAAGACTAATAATGACATCAAGGATGAAATTATTTATCATGTATTCCAGCGAAGTTTTTTTGACAGCAATGGTGATGAACATGGAGACCTAGCTGGTATTCAGCAAAAATTGGACTATTTGCAAGATTTAGGAGTGACCTCCATTTTGTTGACGCCACTATATGAATCCGTTTATTATCATAATTACTATTCCAGTGATTTTGAAAAAATTGACTCTACTTATGGCAGCAAGGAAGAATACTTGGCGCTTATAAGGGAAATGCATAGAAGAGGAATGAAACTTTATATGGACATGGAAACACAATATGTCACTGAAGACCATCCCTGGTATAAAGAATCATTGGGCAAGCCAGAATCAAAATTTTCAGACTACATTCTATATGATGACAAGGAACAATTGAAACCATCATCCATTGTTTTTGACATCTACGATTTATTGGGTTATGATGGACAAAGAAGAAAAATCACAACCGTTAATTTGCTCAACAAAGAGGTGATCAAATACAACAAAGAGTTATTTGCGTACTGGTTGGATCCCAACCAAGACGGAAATTTTGATGATGGAGTTGATGGTTTCCGGTTGGACCATATGATGGATGACCTTGACAATAAAGGTCGATTGAAGAATTTGTTCAGGGATTTTTGGGTGCCATTGATAGACACATTAAAATCAATAAATCCTAAAATCCACATCATGGCTGAACAAGCCGATTGGGGCTCGTATGGCATTGATTACTTAACGGATGCCAAGGTGGATTGGGTTTTTGCCTTCCGAATTCAACAGGCGATTCGCACGATGGATAAAGCCAAGATTATGGCTTATGCAGACACAACCTTCAAAGAAACTCCCCAAGGGAAAAACCAGATTTTATTTATAGAGAACCATGACATCCCCCGTTTTTCTACCGCAGTAAAACAGGACAAAGGCAAAGAAAAAGTTGGAGCAGCTTTGAATTTGCTGATTGGCGGCATCCCCTCGATTTATTACGGTCAGGAAATAGGCATGTTAGGAGACAGCTTTTTTGGGAAATATGGCGGCATTACGGATTCCAATGAAATACCATATCGAGAAGCATTTGAATGGACTAAGAACAAGGACACTCCGGGTATGGCCTACTGGTATCGTAATTCTGGCCCTTGGTGGGAAACAAGTACCGTGAAAAGCGATGATGGCATTTCTGTAGAAGAACAACAAAATGACCCCAATTCGCTCTTAAGCACCTATAAATCTTTGATAAAGTTAAGAAAAGAACATCCTGTGCTGATCAATGGCAACTATCAGTCATTAAATAACAACAGTAAAGATGTTGTTAGTTTTTACAGAATCAATGATAATACTAAAGCTTTAGTTATAATAAACCTTTCAGCAAACGAGGAGAAAATTGAACTTCCCCTAGAAAAAGGAAATCCAAATTTAGTATATGGAGAAAATAAGGGTGGTTTCAAGGATGGAAAATTAGAGGTAGTCATTTCGGGATCAGCGACACAGGTGTGGCTGATGAAGTAA
- a CDS encoding SusE domain-containing protein, which translates to MNLINKLLILFCLSTVMLTSCEKDEVRTIAGEGQSGSLTSSASTINLTKEKLDEKVLEFNYTESSFGYNAGITYSLQFAKKGANFSPAREVVFANGVTSRSYTGMELNNLLSAMNLPFESNSDIEVRLKSSISPNIAVYSNVVNINSKPIPLTSWIYIPGDYQAWNPSTADSLISLTGNGIYTGIINFPAKDSGFKITTGKNWNVNFGDGGNGTISPTGGNFMSPSAGTLLLTMDMNSNTFTIEATGIWGMIGNAVPNSNWTVDADMKFINDGKGNWVLTTDLNPGEFKFRKGHDWGTNLGGSNGTLTLGGGNIQVTEAGNYTVTMNPTDLTFTMVKN; encoded by the coding sequence ATGAACCTAATAAATAAACTTCTGATTTTATTTTGTCTGAGCACTGTGATGCTGACTTCATGCGAAAAGGATGAGGTAAGGACAATTGCTGGGGAAGGTCAGTCGGGAAGCTTGACTAGTTCTGCTAGCACCATCAATTTAACTAAAGAAAAACTGGACGAAAAAGTCCTTGAATTTAATTATACAGAATCTAGTTTTGGATATAATGCCGGAATTACTTACTCACTCCAATTTGCGAAAAAAGGAGCCAATTTTTCCCCTGCCCGTGAAGTGGTGTTTGCAAATGGTGTAACCTCTAGGTCATATACTGGTATGGAATTAAACAATCTTTTATCAGCCATGAATTTGCCTTTCGAATCCAATTCTGATATTGAGGTACGGTTAAAATCAAGCATTTCTCCAAATATTGCAGTCTACAGTAATGTAGTCAACATCAATTCAAAACCTATTCCATTAACATCTTGGATCTATATTCCTGGCGATTATCAAGCATGGAACCCTTCAACCGCTGATAGTTTGATCTCTTTGACTGGTAACGGTATTTACACAGGTATCATCAATTTCCCAGCAAAGGATTCTGGATTTAAGATTACTACTGGAAAGAACTGGAATGTCAATTTTGGGGATGGTGGCAATGGTACAATCAGCCCAACTGGAGGAAATTTTATGTCTCCTTCTGCCGGCACATTATTGCTGACCATGGACATGAACAGTAATACATTTACCATAGAGGCAACAGGAATTTGGGGTATGATCGGTAATGCAGTTCCTAATTCAAATTGGACCGTTGATGCAGACATGAAATTTATTAACGATGGTAAAGGGAATTGGGTGTTAACTACCGATCTTAATCCTGGTGAGTTTAAATTCCGAAAAGGGCATGATTGGGGTACCAATCTCGGAGGAAGCAACGGAACTCTTACGCTAGGAGGAGGAAATATCCAGGTAACGGAGGCAGGAAACTATACTGTGACAATGAATCCGACCGATCTTACTTTCACAATGGTTAAAAACTAA
- a CDS encoding AraC family transcriptional regulator, with protein sequence MRKILIYLWVILEKLTYIEEYKSHYMQKAKPEILQNGLQESFLIRTFGHEAFLAPYHYHPEYELTYIIHGRGKRYIGNRLDDFSDGDFVLIGPNQPHCWKLDQDDPKASAVVIQFTHEFLGQDFFEKPEFSNINSLLKESQAGLGFRNHKKLTKYILRLRKSQGVERIMNFLELLNQLTKQQYDPINIGALENGNNSSTDTNRINVIMAYIVENFKNDISLDDVANVANLTPNAFCKYFKKLTRKTFVDMVVQYRMNYAVQQLLHTDDPISSIALASGFNDMSYFYKTFKTKMGMSPLAYRKKFME encoded by the coding sequence ATGCGTAAAATATTAATCTATTTATGGGTTATTTTGGAAAAATTGACTTACATTGAAGAATATAAAAGCCATTATATGCAAAAAGCAAAACCTGAGATTTTACAGAATGGATTGCAAGAATCATTTTTGATCAGAACCTTTGGTCATGAGGCTTTTCTTGCACCTTACCATTACCATCCAGAATATGAATTGACCTATATAATCCATGGCAGAGGAAAAAGATATATCGGAAATAGGCTTGATGATTTCAGCGATGGTGACTTTGTATTGATTGGTCCCAATCAACCTCATTGCTGGAAGTTGGACCAAGATGACCCGAAGGCAAGTGCCGTTGTTATTCAGTTTACACATGAGTTCCTTGGCCAAGACTTCTTTGAGAAGCCAGAATTCTCCAACATCAATTCTCTTCTGAAGGAGAGTCAGGCAGGCCTTGGTTTTCGAAACCATAAAAAATTAACCAAATACATCCTTAGGCTTCGTAAATCCCAGGGGGTAGAGCGGATCATGAATTTTCTCGAACTGCTCAACCAATTGACCAAACAACAATATGATCCCATTAACATCGGAGCATTGGAAAATGGGAACAATAGTAGCACCGATACGAATAGGATCAATGTTATCATGGCTTATATCGTTGAAAACTTCAAAAATGATATAAGCTTGGATGATGTTGCCAATGTTGCCAATTTAACACCTAATGCATTCTGCAAATATTTCAAAAAACTAACACGCAAAACATTTGTCGATATGGTTGTTCAGTATAGAATGAATTACGCTGTTCAGCAATTGTTGCATACTGATGATCCTATCAGTTCCATCGCTCTCGCATCTGGATTCAACGACATGTCTTACTTTTATAAAACTTTCAAGACAAAAATGGGCATGAGCCCCTTGGCTTATCGAAAGAAATTTATGGAGTAG
- a CDS encoding phytanoyl-CoA dioxygenase family protein, which translates to MSNTQNQILDEIKPISAAEISDFQNNGHILIRDILDKETVDHFREVIGQAAEKHNEEKRKLEDRDTYGKAFLQIMNLWRVDEEVKRFVMAKRFAKIAADLLGVEKVRLYHDQALFKEAGGGPTPWHQDQNYWPLDTTNTITMWMPLVDIPNSEMGMLTFASGSHKDNNVSDIIISDESEKTFSEYVKERNFKISQADYMNAGDATFHYGYTIHNAPGNSSDKLRAVMTIIYFADGAKITEPKHKWQENDRQQWLMGKEAGTLADSEINPVL; encoded by the coding sequence ATGAGCAATACCCAAAATCAGATACTTGATGAGATTAAACCTATTTCAGCAGCTGAAATAAGCGATTTCCAAAATAATGGCCATATTTTAATTCGGGATATACTGGACAAAGAAACAGTTGACCATTTTCGAGAAGTTATTGGTCAAGCTGCAGAAAAACATAACGAAGAAAAAAGAAAGCTTGAAGACCGCGATACCTATGGCAAGGCATTTCTTCAAATCATGAATTTATGGCGTGTGGATGAGGAAGTGAAGCGTTTTGTGATGGCAAAAAGATTTGCGAAGATTGCAGCAGATCTCTTAGGAGTTGAAAAAGTAAGATTATATCATGACCAGGCATTGTTCAAAGAAGCTGGCGGCGGTCCTACTCCATGGCATCAAGACCAAAATTATTGGCCTTTGGATACCACCAACACCATTACGATGTGGATGCCCTTGGTTGATATTCCTAATTCTGAAATGGGCATGTTAACCTTTGCATCTGGTTCTCATAAAGACAATAATGTATCTGATATTATTATTTCTGATGAGTCTGAAAAAACCTTTTCTGAATATGTAAAGGAAAGAAACTTCAAGATTAGCCAGGCTGATTATATGAATGCAGGGGATGCGACTTTCCACTATGGATATACCATACATAATGCTCCAGGTAATTCTTCTGATAAATTAAGAGCAGTGATGACGATCATTTACTTTGCGGATGGTGCAAAGATAACTGAGCCCAAACACAAATGGCAAGAAAACGACCGTCAACAGTGGTTAATGGGAAAAGAAGCAGGGACTCTTGCAGATTCTGAAATTAATCCTGTTCTGTAA
- a CDS encoding cyclomaltodextrinase N-terminal domain-containing protein, with translation MRIIIAIIFICLQFSSYAQVDRIEPLNWWVGMNNPNVQLLVYGNKYLQ, from the coding sequence ATGAGAATCATTATTGCCATAATCTTTATTTGCCTGCAATTTTCATCTTATGCACAAGTGGACCGAATAGAGCCATTGAATTGGTGGGTAGGAATGAACAATCCAAATGTACAATTATTGGTCTATGGCAATAAATATCTCCAATAA
- a CDS encoding glycoside hydrolase family 13 protein — protein MAINISNKSVSVDYPGVEILKQHRVENPNYIFLDLKIASDAKPGKVSLVFKEQGKKDFVRPYELKARDESKRKLQGVDASDFIYLIMPDRFANGDPSNDRIKGMADQTLDRDSMYYRHGGDLQGIINHLDYLEELGVTALWLNPVLTNDQPKTSYHGYANTESYFVDPRFGGNEAYRKLIDECHKRGIKMVQDLVHNHFGTEHYTVKDMPMKDWIHQWDSFTKTNYREQVHMDPYAAKADKDIMVNGWFDRHMPDMNQHNPFVKNYITQSHIWWIEEMGIDGFRLDTYAYNDLDFMAEWGKAIDAEYPKMTYFGETWVHGIPNQAYFTKADKINQGIDTKLQGVTDFQAYWAINEALNGKFGWMDGVVRLYNTFASDFMYEDPYRNVVFLDNHDLSRFLSVVGEDFKKYKSGIAWLLTTRGIPQLYYGTEILMKNFASPDGLVREDFPGGWPKDKVNKFTATGRSEKENEAFNYVKTLANYRKNNPVLHHGKMLQFIPEDGVYVYFRYDNEKRVMVVMNSKQEDIKLNTKRFQEGIGSSTKAMNVVTGASLDHIQEIDVPAVSTQVFELK, from the coding sequence ATGGCAATAAATATCTCCAATAAATCTGTTTCGGTAGACTATCCAGGAGTAGAAATCCTCAAACAGCATAGAGTAGAAAATCCAAATTATATTTTCTTGGATTTAAAAATAGCATCGGATGCCAAGCCTGGAAAAGTATCCCTAGTATTTAAAGAACAAGGAAAAAAAGACTTCGTCAGGCCTTATGAGCTGAAAGCTCGTGATGAATCCAAGAGAAAACTTCAGGGAGTAGATGCTTCAGATTTTATTTACCTGATTATGCCAGATCGTTTTGCAAATGGAGACCCTTCAAATGATAGAATAAAGGGAATGGCAGATCAGACATTAGATCGTGACAGCATGTATTACCGTCATGGTGGTGATCTTCAAGGAATCATTAACCATCTAGATTATTTGGAAGAATTGGGAGTTACAGCACTTTGGTTAAACCCAGTGTTGACCAATGACCAACCTAAGACATCCTATCACGGCTATGCGAATACGGAGAGCTATTTTGTTGACCCTAGATTTGGTGGGAATGAAGCTTACAGGAAACTGATCGACGAATGCCATAAAAGAGGCATCAAAATGGTTCAGGACCTTGTACACAATCATTTTGGCACCGAGCATTATACGGTAAAAGATATGCCAATGAAGGACTGGATCCATCAATGGGATAGCTTTACTAAAACAAACTACCGTGAACAGGTTCATATGGATCCTTATGCTGCAAAAGCAGACAAGGATATCATGGTGAACGGTTGGTTTGACCGACATATGCCTGACATGAATCAACACAATCCTTTTGTAAAAAATTACATCACCCAAAGCCATATATGGTGGATTGAGGAAATGGGCATTGATGGTTTCCGCCTTGATACTTATGCATACAATGATTTGGATTTTATGGCAGAGTGGGGGAAAGCAATAGATGCTGAATATCCTAAGATGACCTATTTTGGTGAAACTTGGGTACATGGGATCCCGAATCAAGCCTATTTTACAAAGGCCGATAAGATTAATCAGGGTATAGATACCAAACTTCAAGGAGTAACTGATTTCCAAGCATATTGGGCTATCAACGAAGCACTGAACGGAAAGTTTGGCTGGATGGATGGAGTGGTAAGACTTTATAACACCTTTGCAAGTGATTTTATGTATGAAGATCCTTATCGTAATGTTGTGTTTTTGGACAATCATGACCTGAGTCGATTTTTGTCAGTCGTTGGCGAAGATTTCAAAAAATATAAGTCTGGAATAGCTTGGTTGTTGACCACAAGGGGTATTCCTCAATTATATTACGGAACTGAAATACTCATGAAGAATTTCGCTAGTCCCGATGGGTTGGTCCGTGAGGATTTTCCAGGTGGATGGCCAAAAGATAAAGTCAATAAATTCACTGCTACAGGTCGTAGCGAAAAGGAAAATGAAGCCTTCAATTATGTGAAAACCTTAGCTAATTACCGCAAAAACAACCCTGTTTTGCATCACGGTAAAATGTTGCAGTTTATTCCGGAAGATGGGGTTTATGTGTATTTCCGCTATGACAATGAGAAGAGGGTGATGGTAGTTATGAACAGTAAACAAGAAGATATAAAACTCAATACTAAAAGATTTCAGGAAGGAATTGGATCATCAACCAAAGCAATGAATGTAGTCACCGGGGCATCATTGGACCATATTCAGGAGATAGATGTTCCAGCTGTAAGTACACAGGTGTTTGAGTTAAAATAA
- a CDS encoding RagB/SusD family nutrient uptake outer membrane protein: MKRYIKNTIWGSMLILSITSCSEDLLDLTPKNDITADQVYSSEQGYKEAFLKVYGSLSMTSGGGEGASDLAGIDAGQSDFFRLYWNIQQLTSDETLCGWNDPGVPDMVYGMPDADNIMVKGLYTRTLYTITVVNEFLRESTPEKLSARGISNTAEIEDYRAEARFVRAYQYWVLLDLFGNPPFITEDNLIGKVSPEQIKRPDLFKYIETELLAIEPLIKGPKQNEYGRADQGAVWTLLARLYLNAQVYTGQAKYTEAITYANKVINGGYALASNYANLFLEDNHVTSKDEIIFSINYDGVKTRNYGGTTFLINSLINGEMNPASYGVPTGGWGGNRSTKALPLSFTDYSGATDKRAMFFGDKIENDELGEFKDGLRVTKFKNMSSTGVAGPSQGGTFSSLDFPLFRLADVYLMYSEAVLRGGTGGSTAQALNYFNQIRRRAYGNTSGNASAITLDDILKERARELYFEGYRRTDLIRFGRFTGSNYIWPWKGGVKDGRSIEDFRSLLPLPSSDVIANTNLTQNEGY, encoded by the coding sequence ATGAAAAGATATATAAAAAACACAATTTGGGGCAGCATGCTGATCTTGTCTATAACTTCATGTAGTGAAGACTTATTAGATTTAACTCCAAAGAATGATATAACAGCCGATCAGGTCTATAGTTCAGAACAAGGATATAAAGAAGCTTTCTTAAAAGTATATGGAAGTTTGTCCATGACATCAGGAGGTGGAGAAGGTGCAAGTGACCTTGCTGGTATTGACGCAGGACAGTCCGATTTCTTCCGTCTTTACTGGAACATTCAGCAATTGACTTCTGATGAAACTTTATGTGGTTGGAATGACCCAGGAGTTCCGGATATGGTATATGGAATGCCAGACGCAGACAATATCATGGTCAAAGGACTCTATACACGTACGTTATATACCATTACCGTTGTCAATGAATTCTTGAGAGAAAGTACTCCTGAAAAACTATCGGCTCGAGGAATTAGCAATACCGCAGAGATTGAAGATTACAGAGCTGAAGCAAGATTTGTAAGGGCTTATCAATACTGGGTGTTGTTGGATCTGTTTGGTAACCCTCCGTTTATAACAGAGGATAATCTAATTGGTAAAGTGTCACCTGAGCAAATCAAAAGACCTGATTTGTTCAAATATATTGAGACTGAGTTATTGGCCATTGAACCTTTGATCAAAGGTCCAAAACAGAACGAATATGGAAGAGCAGATCAAGGTGCGGTTTGGACGTTATTGGCTCGTCTTTATTTAAATGCGCAAGTTTATACCGGTCAGGCAAAATATACCGAAGCTATTACTTATGCAAATAAAGTGATCAATGGAGGCTATGCATTGGCTTCAAACTATGCTAATCTGTTTTTAGAAGATAACCATGTGACCAGTAAAGATGAGATTATTTTCTCCATTAACTATGATGGTGTTAAAACTAGAAATTATGGTGGTACAACTTTCCTGATCAACTCATTGATCAACGGCGAAATGAACCCTGCATCATATGGAGTTCCGACCGGTGGATGGGGTGGTAACCGCTCAACCAAAGCATTGCCATTATCTTTCACCGATTATAGTGGAGCAACGGATAAGCGCGCCATGTTCTTCGGAGATAAAATAGAAAATGATGAATTGGGAGAATTCAAGGACGGCTTAAGAGTTACCAAGTTTAAAAATATGTCTTCAACAGGAGTTGCTGGGCCGTCACAAGGTGGAACATTCAGTTCGCTTGATTTTCCATTGTTCCGATTGGCAGATGTTTATTTGATGTATTCAGAAGCTGTTTTGCGAGGTGGTACAGGTGGTTCTACTGCACAAGCCCTAAATTATTTCAACCAAATCAGAAGAAGGGCGTATGGAAATACAAGTGGCAATGCTTCAGCAATTACCTTAGACGATATCCTCAAAGAAAGAGCTAGAGAACTGTATTTTGAAGGCTATCGCAGGACAGATCTTATCCGTTTTGGAAGATTTACAGGAAGTAATTATATCTGGCCTTGGAAGGGTGGAGTAAAAGATGGTCGTTCAATCGAAGATTTTAGAAGCCTGCTGCCATTACCATCGTCTGATGTGATTGCAAATACCAATTTGACTCAAAACGAAGGCTATTAA
- a CDS encoding SusC/RagA family TonB-linked outer membrane protein, with product MIRDFYSWHFRLIIIFIFSFQFVSAQQNLQLSGKVVDDSGNVLAGATVSIKGQNKQVSSDPSGNYVLQGLSAGTIIVEASYVGHSTSEQTVNLSSSQTLDFTLSSNAAEIGEVVVIGYGAVEKKHVTGAVSNVQSKDFQKGAITSPDQLIQGKVSGVSITSNGGSPGAGSTIRVRGGASLSASNNPLIVVDGNPLSGDNVPGSASPLSLINPNDIESMTILKDANATAIYGSRASNGVILITTKSGKIGRPKFTLSSVNSLSTIASQVNVLTAEQIRSFVNEKGTDAQKGLLGSANTDWQDLIYQNALTTDNNVTMSGGLKNMPYRVSIGYLEQAGILKTDLMRRGTMGVNLSPRFLDNHLKLDINFKGTMTNQEFANSGAIGSAIVFDPTQEVYDPTSPYGGFFEWQEGAVPNSLSPRNPVSLLENYRNRGAAKRSIGNAQLDYSFHFLPELHANVNVGYDIAAGNGATTIPFFAASNFANKGFFQRYKGKSNNTFIEGYLSYVKDIESINSNVNVTAGYGYYDNKETKYNFQSFNSFDEVITTPTFPDDVQQNRLLSYYGRLIYSFADRYILSGTIRADGSSKFNPDGRWGIFPSAAFTWRIKGENFLKDNNSISDLKLRLSYGETGNKDGIANYGFIPSYYYSSNEAQYQVGNQFYHVYSPIAYDATLRWESTATTNIGLDYGFWGGRISGSIDAYHKKTKDLLATIEIPVGTNYSNQLLTNVGNMENRGVEGSINIQAIKSDNFNWDIGFNMTVNESKVTNLTLNENPDYQLAAGWITGGTGNVIQYHTVGLAPYQYFVYKQVYDQQGQPLEGVYEDLNGDGAVTPADRYYYKKPAPDYFMGLTTSINYKRLTLNTVLRANFGNYVYDNISSNFGVARNILNPSRFVNNATTDIYNTNFNNNQYYSDYYINNASFLRMDNLGLIYNVGNLDKAGTVTMTVNANVQNVFTISKYKGIDPELFNGIDYTMYPRPRVYSLGLNFGF from the coding sequence ATGATTAGGGATTTTTACTCTTGGCACTTTCGGCTAATAATTATCTTCATCTTCAGTTTTCAGTTTGTATCTGCACAACAGAATCTACAACTATCGGGTAAGGTTGTTGACGATTCCGGGAACGTTCTTGCTGGAGCAACGGTAAGTATTAAAGGTCAAAACAAACAGGTTTCTTCCGACCCATCGGGAAACTATGTGTTACAAGGACTATCTGCCGGAACTATTATCGTCGAGGCTTCCTATGTAGGTCATTCGACATCAGAACAGACCGTAAATTTATCATCTTCTCAGACTTTGGACTTTACATTATCCTCGAATGCAGCGGAAATTGGAGAAGTGGTGGTAATCGGGTACGGTGCCGTTGAAAAGAAACACGTCACAGGGGCTGTATCAAATGTGCAATCCAAAGACTTTCAAAAAGGAGCAATTACCTCACCGGATCAATTAATCCAAGGTAAGGTATCTGGGGTTTCAATTACCTCAAATGGTGGTTCCCCAGGTGCTGGAAGTACTATTAGAGTACGGGGAGGAGCATCCCTGTCAGCAAGTAACAACCCGCTGATAGTGGTCGATGGAAACCCTTTGAGCGGTGATAATGTACCAGGATCTGCAAGTCCACTTTCATTGATCAACCCGAACGATATCGAATCGATGACCATTCTAAAAGATGCAAATGCAACCGCTATCTATGGTTCAAGAGCTTCGAATGGTGTTATTTTGATTACAACCAAATCAGGTAAGATTGGAAGACCTAAGTTTACACTTTCTTCCGTAAACTCACTATCAACTATAGCTAGTCAAGTAAATGTATTGACTGCAGAACAAATCAGATCTTTTGTTAATGAAAAAGGTACGGATGCTCAAAAAGGTCTATTGGGATCTGCCAATACGGATTGGCAAGACCTCATCTATCAAAATGCTTTGACAACAGACAATAATGTTACTATGTCAGGCGGTTTGAAAAATATGCCTTATCGGGTTTCTATTGGTTATCTGGAACAGGCGGGGATTTTAAAGACCGACTTGATGAGAAGAGGAACCATGGGTGTTAACCTTTCTCCTCGTTTCTTAGACAATCACTTGAAATTAGATATCAACTTCAAAGGAACTATGACCAATCAAGAGTTCGCAAATTCAGGAGCTATTGGTTCTGCAATTGTATTTGATCCAACTCAAGAAGTTTATGACCCTACGAGTCCTTATGGTGGATTTTTTGAATGGCAAGAAGGGGCAGTGCCGAACTCATTGTCTCCGAGGAACCCAGTTTCATTGTTAGAGAATTACAGAAATAGAGGTGCTGCCAAAAGAAGTATTGGTAACGCCCAATTGGACTATTCTTTTCATTTTTTGCCTGAATTGCATGCAAATGTAAACGTAGGTTATGATATCGCCGCTGGAAATGGAGCAACAACAATCCCGTTCTTTGCAGCATCAAATTTTGCCAATAAAGGGTTCTTCCAACGATATAAAGGGAAATCAAACAATACCTTTATCGAAGGCTATTTGAGCTATGTGAAAGATATTGAAAGCATCAACAGCAATGTGAATGTAACTGCTGGTTATGGTTACTATGACAACAAAGAAACTAAATACAACTTTCAGTCTTTTAACTCCTTTGATGAAGTTATCACTACACCAACATTTCCAGATGATGTGCAGCAAAACAGACTATTATCTTATTATGGAAGATTGATTTATTCCTTTGCTGATCGTTATATTCTTTCGGGAACAATCCGTGCGGATGGATCATCCAAATTTAATCCTGATGGTCGTTGGGGTATCTTCCCATCTGCTGCTTTTACGTGGCGCATTAAAGGTGAAAACTTCTTGAAAGACAACAACAGTATCTCTGATTTGAAACTTCGCTTAAGTTATGGTGAAACAGGTAATAAAGATGGAATTGCAAACTATGGTTTTATTCCAAGTTATTACTATAGCTCAAATGAAGCCCAATATCAAGTTGGAAATCAATTTTACCATGTTTATTCTCCAATTGCTTATGATGCAACATTACGTTGGGAATCTACAGCTACCACAAATATTGGTTTGGACTACGGTTTTTGGGGCGGTCGTATCTCAGGTAGTATCGACGCTTATCACAAAAAGACCAAAGACTTGCTAGCGACTATAGAAATACCTGTTGGTACTAATTACAGTAACCAATTGTTGACCAACGTAGGGAATATGGAAAACCGTGGCGTTGAAGGTAGCATCAATATTCAAGCTATCAAATCTGATAACTTTAACTGGGACATCGGTTTCAATATGACTGTCAATGAAAGCAAGGTAACCAATCTTACTTTAAATGAAAACCCAGATTATCAATTAGCAGCAGGTTGGATCACAGGTGGTACAGGAAACGTAATCCAATACCATACTGTAGGATTGGCTCCCTATCAATATTTTGTTTACAAGCAAGTTTATGATCAACAAGGTCAACCTTTGGAAGGTGTCTATGAAGATCTAAATGGCGATGGTGCTGTTACTCCAGCTGACCGTTACTACTATAAAAAACCAGCTCCAGATTATTTTATGGGTCTGACTACTTCAATTAACTATAAAAGATTAACGCTAAATACGGTGTTGAGAGCGAATTTCGGAAATTATGTTTATGACAATATTTCCTCAAATTTTGGAGTAGCGCGCAATATCCTCAATCCTTCACGTTTTGTTAATAACGCAACAACAGATATTTATAATACCAATTTTAACAACAACCAATATTACAGCGATTACTATATCAATAATGCTTCATTCTTAAGAATGGACAACTTAGGATTGATCTATAACGTCGGTAATCTGGACAAGGCAGGAACAGTAACAATGACTGTTAATGCAAATGTTCAGAATGTATTCACGATATCGAAATACAAAGGTATTGATCCCGAACTTTTCAATGGTATTGACTACACGATGTATCCAAGACCAAGGGTTTATTCATTAGGGTTGAACTTTGGTTTTTAA